Proteins encoded by one window of Agrobacterium tumefaciens:
- a CDS encoding ArdC family protein, with protein sequence MTRKSQNTRTDIYARITDRIVADLEKGVRPWVQPWSAANLTGRVSRPLRHNGQPYTGLNVLLLWSESVASGFGSSTWMTLRQANELGAHVRKGESGATVVYASRFTKTGTDAGGGEVERDIPFLKAYTVFNCDQIDGLADHYYSRPEPIAKPLERIEHADRFFDNTGAVVRYGGDKAYYSPATDHIQLPLLEQFRDMGSFVATRAHETLHWAGGPARLNRDLSRYHKDRRERAFEEMLVELGSAMLCADLGIVPELAPRPDHAAYIQSWAEILGSDKRAIFNAAAHAQRAVAYLHDLQPEATAGQEAA encoded by the coding sequence ATGACAAGGAAATCACAAAACACGCGCACCGATATCTACGCCCGCATCACGGACAGGATCGTCGCTGACCTGGAAAAGGGCGTACGCCCATGGGTGCAGCCGTGGAGTGCTGCCAATCTGACCGGCCGGGTGAGCCGGCCACTACGCCACAACGGACAACCCTACACAGGCCTCAACGTTCTCCTTCTCTGGTCGGAGAGCGTCGCCAGCGGTTTCGGGTCATCGACATGGATGACGCTGCGCCAGGCAAACGAGCTCGGCGCTCACGTGCGCAAGGGTGAGAGCGGCGCGACCGTCGTCTATGCCAGCCGCTTCACCAAAACCGGGACAGACGCGGGCGGTGGCGAGGTTGAACGCGATATCCCGTTCCTCAAAGCCTACACGGTCTTCAATTGCGATCAGATCGATGGCCTTGCAGATCATTATTACAGTCGCCCCGAACCGATCGCGAAACCGCTGGAGCGCATCGAGCATGCCGATCGCTTCTTCGACAACACGGGCGCTGTCGTCCGATACGGCGGCGACAAGGCCTACTATTCTCCCGCGACCGACCACATCCAGCTGCCGCTGCTCGAACAGTTTCGCGACATGGGCTCCTTCGTTGCCACGAGAGCACACGAAACCTTGCATTGGGCAGGCGGTCCCGCGCGGCTGAACAGGGATCTCAGCCGCTACCATAAGGACCGCCGCGAAAGGGCATTCGAGGAAATGCTCGTGGAATTGGGGTCAGCGATGCTGTGCGCGGATCTCGGCATTGTGCCGGAGCTTGCACCGCGCCCGGACCATGCCGCCTATATCCAGAGTTGGGCCGAGATCCTCGGCTCGGACAAACGCGCGATCTTCAATGCTGCGGCGCATGCGCAGCGTGCTGTCGCCTATCTGCATGACCTTCAGCCGGAAGCCACGGCCGGGCAGGAGGCTGCCTGA
- a CDS encoding lactate dehydrogenase, with protein MSHDEHFTIDLFGSTALSSGLGLGVTAFGSNFEPDDDPDPTTPAPALPIASVVRPSSRQCRARGLNFNLADDRGLARSWKDRARDNIAAIRLAAEIEASERPATREEQETLIRFTGFGASDLANGVFRRPGELEFRKGWDEIGSDLEDAVGETDYASLARCTQYAHFTPEFIVRAIWSGLQRLGWRGGRVLEPGIGTGLFPALMPEALRDLSHVTGVELDPVTACIVRLLQPRARILTGDFARTELPASFDLAIGNPPFSDRTVRSDRAYRSLGLRLHDYFVARSIDLLKPGAFAAFVTSSGTMDKADSAARQHIATTADLIAAIRLPEGSFRADAGTDVVVDILFFRKRKVAEPEGDLSWLDIEEVRPATGDEGAIRVNRWFARHPDFVLGTHAQTSGPFGETYTCVARDGEDLVAALSAAVHLLPEGRYDGEPTDIDLDLGLEDAIDAAPVDLPSDRHVREGSFFFDNARGLMQVIDGEPVALKVRKGRNADGIPEKHVRIIRKLIPIRDAVREVLKAQEQDRPWKDLQVRLRIAWSSFVRDFGPINHTTVSITEDPESGETRESHRRPNLQPFADDPDCWLVASIEDYDLENDTAKPGAIFTERVISPPAPPVITSAADALAVVLNERGRVDLDHIAELLHRDPDDVVAELGNAIFRDPADGSWQMADAYLSGPVRDKLKVAEAAAALDPVYNRNVTALAGVQPVDLRPSDITARLGAPWIPAADVVAFVKEMMGTDIRIHHMPELASWTVEARQLGYLAAGTSEWGTDRRHAGELLSDALNSRVPQIFDTIRDGDSERRVLNVVDTEAAKEKLHKIKDAFQRWIWSDPDRTDRLARVYNDRFNNIAPRKFSGDHLNLPGASGAFVLYGHQKRGIWRIISSGSTYLAHAVGAGKTMTMAASIMEQRRLGLIAKAMQVVPGHCLAQAAREFLALYPTARILVADETNFSKDKRARFLSRAATATWDAIIITHSAFRFIGVPAAFESQMIHDELELYETLLLKVEDEDRVSRKRLERLKEGLQERLEALSTRKDDLLTIAEIGVDQIIVDEAQEFRKLSFATNMSTLKGVDPNGSQRAWDLYVKSRFIETINPGRALVLASGTPITNTLGEMFSVQRLMGHAALEERGLHEFDAWASTFGDTTTELELQPSGKYKPVSRFASFVNVPELIAMFRSFADVVMPADLREYVKVPAISTGRRQIVTSKPTQAFKHHQMVLAERIKAIEERERPPQPGDDILLSVITDGRHAAIDLRLVDADNDNEPDNKLNNLVSNAFRIWKATAGSVYLRHDSKPFEVPGAAQMIFSDLGTISVEKTRGFSAYRWIRDELIRLGVPASEIAFMQDFKKSEAKQRLFGDVRAGRVRFLIGSSETMGTGVNVQLRLKALHHLDVPWLPSQIEQREGRIVRQGNQHDEVDIFAYATEGSLDATMWQNNERKARFIAAALSGDTSIRRLEDIGEGQANQFAMAKAIASGDQRLMQKAGLEADIARLERLRAAHIDDQHAVRRQLRDAERDIEVSTRRIAEIGQDITRLVPTTGEDFTMTVAGKDYSERKEAGRALMKEILTLVQLSPEGEAVIASIGGFELEYHGQRYGKDGYRYTTMLKRTGADYEIELPVTVTPLGAVSRLEHALDDFDGERERYRQRLGDARRRLASYQSRGEGSEFAFAGELAEKHRQLAEVETALAADVGERIAA; from the coding sequence ATGTCACATGACGAGCACTTCACCATCGATCTTTTCGGCAGCACTGCGCTTTCGTCCGGCCTCGGCCTTGGCGTGACGGCCTTCGGCAGCAACTTCGAACCAGACGATGATCCCGATCCTACAACTCCAGCGCCGGCTTTGCCGATCGCCTCAGTCGTGCGACCGTCGTCCCGGCAGTGCCGTGCCCGTGGCCTGAACTTCAATCTCGCCGATGACCGTGGTCTCGCCCGCAGCTGGAAGGACCGTGCGCGCGACAATATTGCAGCGATCCGGCTCGCTGCCGAGATCGAGGCGAGCGAACGTCCTGCGACGCGCGAGGAACAGGAGACGCTGATCCGCTTCACCGGCTTCGGCGCGTCCGATCTTGCCAACGGCGTCTTCCGCCGTCCGGGCGAGCTCGAATTCCGCAAGGGCTGGGACGAGATCGGTTCCGATCTGGAGGATGCGGTCGGCGAGACCGACTATGCGTCGCTTGCCCGCTGCACCCAGTATGCCCATTTCACACCGGAGTTCATCGTCAGGGCGATATGGTCAGGGCTTCAGCGCCTCGGATGGCGCGGCGGCCGGGTGCTGGAGCCGGGAATCGGCACAGGCCTGTTTCCGGCGCTGATGCCGGAAGCGCTTCGTGATCTGTCGCACGTCACCGGCGTTGAACTCGATCCCGTAACGGCATGCATCGTCCGGCTGTTGCAGCCGCGCGCGCGGATCCTCACTGGAGATTTTGCGCGCACGGAATTGCCAGCGAGCTTCGACCTCGCCATCGGCAATCCGCCGTTCTCCGACCGGACCGTGCGATCAGACCGGGCTTATCGCTCGCTCGGTCTGAGACTTCACGACTACTTCGTCGCCCGGTCGATCGACCTGTTGAAGCCGGGCGCTTTCGCCGCCTTTGTCACGAGCTCCGGCACGATGGACAAGGCGGATTCGGCGGCGCGCCAACATATCGCGACGACCGCGGATCTGATTGCGGCTATCCGCCTGCCAGAAGGCAGTTTCCGAGCCGACGCAGGCACGGACGTCGTCGTGGACATCCTTTTCTTCCGCAAGCGCAAGGTCGCCGAGCCCGAGGGCGATCTCTCGTGGCTCGACATCGAGGAGGTGCGGCCAGCGACCGGCGACGAGGGCGCCATCCGGGTGAACAGATGGTTCGCGCGGCATCCGGATTTCGTGCTCGGCACCCATGCGCAGACCTCCGGCCCCTTCGGCGAGACCTATACATGCGTTGCCCGCGATGGCGAGGACCTCGTCGCCGCGCTGTCGGCCGCCGTCCATCTCCTTCCAGAAGGCCGCTATGACGGGGAGCCGACCGACATCGATCTCGATCTCGGTCTGGAGGATGCGATCGACGCGGCCCCCGTCGACCTGCCGTCCGACCGGCACGTGCGTGAAGGCAGCTTCTTCTTCGACAATGCCCGCGGCCTCATGCAGGTCATCGACGGCGAGCCCGTTGCTCTAAAAGTCCGCAAGGGTCGCAATGCTGACGGCATCCCGGAGAAGCATGTCCGCATCATCCGGAAGCTCATTCCAATACGCGACGCCGTCCGTGAGGTGCTGAAAGCCCAGGAGCAGGACCGGCCCTGGAAGGATTTGCAGGTCAGGCTGCGCATCGCCTGGTCGAGCTTCGTGCGCGACTTCGGTCCGATCAACCACACCACGGTCTCGATCACCGAGGATCCGGAGTCTGGCGAGACACGCGAGAGCCATCGCCGCCCGAACCTGCAACCGTTCGCGGACGATCCCGATTGCTGGCTGGTCGCCTCGATTGAGGACTACGACCTCGAAAACGACACCGCGAAGCCCGGCGCGATCTTCACCGAGCGCGTCATCTCGCCGCCCGCACCGCCTGTCATCACCAGTGCAGCAGATGCACTCGCCGTGGTGCTCAACGAACGCGGGCGCGTCGATCTCGACCATATCGCGGAACTTCTGCACCGTGATCCAGACGATGTCGTCGCTGAGCTCGGCAATGCGATCTTCCGCGATCCCGCCGATGGCTCGTGGCAGATGGCCGACGCCTATCTGTCCGGTCCGGTTCGCGACAAACTCAAGGTTGCTGAAGCCGCGGCCGCGCTCGATCCCGTCTATAACCGTAACGTCACCGCTCTGGCGGGCGTTCAGCCGGTCGATCTTCGACCTTCCGACATCACCGCCCGTCTAGGCGCTCCATGGATACCGGCCGCCGACGTCGTCGCCTTCGTCAAGGAGATGATGGGAACCGATATCCGGATCCATCATATGCCCGAACTGGCGTCATGGACCGTCGAGGCCCGACAGCTCGGCTATCTGGCCGCGGGAACGTCCGAATGGGGAACGGACCGCCGCCACGCAGGCGAACTGCTGTCCGATGCCCTGAACAGCCGGGTGCCGCAGATCTTCGATACGATCAGGGATGGCGACAGCGAAAGGCGGGTTCTCAACGTCGTCGATACCGAGGCTGCAAAGGAAAAGCTTCACAAGATCAAGGACGCCTTCCAGCGCTGGATATGGTCTGATCCCGATCGCACCGACCGGCTCGCGCGCGTCTATAATGACCGCTTCAACAACATCGCACCGCGAAAGTTCAGCGGAGATCATCTCAACCTTCCAGGCGCCTCGGGCGCCTTTGTTCTTTATGGACACCAAAAGCGCGGGATCTGGAGGATCATCTCGTCCGGCTCGACCTATCTTGCCCATGCCGTCGGCGCCGGCAAAACCATGACGATGGCGGCAAGCATCATGGAGCAGCGGCGTCTCGGCCTGATCGCCAAGGCGATGCAGGTCGTGCCGGGGCATTGCCTTGCGCAGGCGGCACGCGAGTTCCTGGCGCTCTATCCAACGGCTCGTATCCTCGTTGCCGACGAGACGAATTTTTCGAAGGACAAGCGGGCCCGGTTCCTGTCGCGCGCGGCGACGGCGACCTGGGATGCGATCATCATCACGCATTCCGCCTTCAGGTTCATCGGCGTGCCGGCGGCATTTGAAAGCCAAATGATTCACGATGAGCTGGAGCTCTACGAGACCCTGCTGCTGAAGGTCGAGGATGAAGACCGGGTGTCCCGCAAACGGCTGGAGCGCCTGAAGGAAGGCCTGCAGGAGCGGCTCGAAGCGCTTTCCACCCGCAAGGATGATCTTCTCACGATCGCCGAGATCGGCGTCGACCAGATCATCGTCGACGAGGCGCAGGAGTTCCGCAAGCTCTCCTTTGCCACCAATATGAGTACGTTGAAGGGGGTCGATCCGAACGGCTCGCAGCGGGCCTGGGACCTCTATGTGAAGTCGCGCTTCATCGAGACGATCAATCCCGGCCGGGCGCTCGTGCTTGCGTCGGGCACGCCGATCACCAACACGCTCGGCGAAATGTTCTCGGTCCAGCGGCTGATGGGCCATGCCGCGCTGGAGGAGCGTGGCCTGCACGAGTTCGATGCCTGGGCGTCGACGTTCGGCGACACCACCACCGAACTGGAGCTTCAGCCATCCGGCAAGTACAAGCCGGTCTCCCGCTTCGCGAGCTTCGTCAACGTGCCCGAGCTGATCGCGATGTTCCGGAGCTTCGCGGATGTCGTGATGCCGGCGGATTTGCGCGAGTATGTAAAGGTGCCGGCGATCTCGACCGGCAGGCGCCAGATCGTCACGTCGAAGCCGACGCAGGCGTTCAAGCACCACCAGATGGTGCTGGCCGAGCGCATCAAGGCGATCGAGGAGCGCGAGCGGCCGCCGCAGCCGGGCGACGACATCCTGCTCTCCGTTATCACCGATGGCCGGCATGCGGCGATCGACCTGCGTCTGGTCGACGCCGACAATGACAACGAGCCAGACAACAAGCTCAACAATCTCGTCTCGAACGCCTTCCGCATCTGGAAGGCGACGGCAGGCAGCGTCTATCTCCGTCATGACAGCAAGCCGTTCGAGGTGCCAGGTGCTGCGCAGATGATTTTTTCCGACCTGGGCACCATCAGCGTCGAAAAGACGAGGGGCTTCTCCGCCTATCGCTGGATTCGCGACGAGCTGATCCGCCTAGGCGTGCCGGCGTCGGAGATCGCCTTCATGCAGGACTTCAAGAAGTCGGAGGCGAAGCAGCGCCTGTTCGGCGACGTTCGGGCCGGCAGGGTCCGGTTCCTCATCGGTTCGTCGGAGACGATGGGAACCGGGGTCAACGTCCAGCTCCGCCTGAAGGCGCTGCACCATCTCGACGTCCCCTGGCTTCCCTCGCAGATCGAGCAGCGTGAGGGCCGCATCGTTCGGCAGGGCAACCAGCACGACGAGGTCGATATCTTCGCCTACGCGACCGAAGGCAGCCTCGATGCCACGATGTGGCAGAACAACGAGCGCAAGGCCCGCTTCATCGCTGCCGCGCTCTCCGGCGACACCTCGATCCGGCGGCTGGAAGATATAGGCGAGGGGCAGGCCAACCAGTTCGCAATGGCGAAAGCCATCGCGTCGGGCGATCAGCGGCTCATGCAAAAGGCGGGGCTTGAAGCGGACATCGCCCGGCTGGAACGGCTTCGTGCAGCGCATATCGACGACCAGCACGCCGTTCGCAGGCAGCTTCGCGACGCCGAGCGCGACATTGAGGTGTCGACACGGCGGATTGCGGAGATCGGTCAGGACATCACGCGGCTGGTTCCGACCACTGGCGAGGACTTCACCATGACGGTCGCGGGGAAAGACTACTCCGAACGCAAGGAGGCGGGCCGCGCCCTCATGAAGGAGATCCTGACCCTAGTCCAGCTCAGCCCAGAGGGCGAGGCCGTCATCGCCTCGATCGGCGGTTTCGAGCTCGAATATCACGGCCAACGTTATGGCAAGGATGGCTATCGCTACACCACCATGCTGAAGCGAACCGGCGCGGACTACGAGATCGAGCTTCCGGTTACGGTGACGCCGCTCGGGGCTGTTTCACGCCTCGAGCACGCGCTCGACGATTTCGATGGCGAGCGGGAGCGCTATCGCCAGCGTCTCGGCGACGCCCGCCGCAGGTTGGCGTCGTACCAGTCGCGCGGCGAAGGCAGTGAATTCGCATTCGCCGGGGAACTGGCCGAAAAACACCGGCAGCTTGCCGAGGTCGAGACGGCCCTGGCGGCTGATGTCGGTGAGCGGATCGCGGCTTGA
- a CDS encoding mobile mystery protein A encodes MKDDARKRARRRLDERLRGLQPAEGFRAPPKGWVRALRDALGMTGAQLGSRMGIRPQTVEAIEKSEASGTIQLSTLRRAAEALDCTLVYALVPNTSLETAVNERARKIAMRELQRVAHTMRLEAQGTDNGDLEARLQAYIRDQLSERDLWSER; translated from the coding sequence ATGAAGGACGACGCAAGAAAGCGAGCGCGCAGAAGGCTTGACGAGCGCCTTCGCGGGCTGCAGCCGGCAGAGGGTTTCAGGGCACCGCCAAAAGGATGGGTCCGGGCGTTGCGCGACGCGCTCGGCATGACAGGAGCGCAGCTCGGCTCAAGGATGGGAATCCGGCCCCAGACCGTGGAAGCGATCGAGAAGTCGGAGGCATCCGGAACAATCCAGCTCAGTACGTTGCGGCGTGCGGCAGAGGCACTCGACTGCACGCTGGTCTACGCATTGGTCCCGAATACGTCGCTCGAGACCGCCGTCAATGAGCGCGCGCGCAAGATCGCAATGCGCGAACTGCAACGGGTCGCACACACAATGCGCCTCGAAGCGCAGGGAACAGACAATGGCGATCTTGAAGCCCGTCTCCAGGCCTACATCCGCGACCAGCTTTCCGAGCGCGACCTCTGGTCAGAAAGATGA
- a CDS encoding alkylphosphonate utilization protein, which translates to MSDQNDDDYMYDELTGEWRPASEIAAEKAKAAQVRDASGNVLADGESVVLIKDLKVKGAGQTLKQGTVIRSIRLTDNPEEIDCRHDAIKGLVLRTEFVRKR; encoded by the coding sequence ATGAGTGACCAGAACGACGACGACTATATGTACGACGAACTGACCGGTGAATGGCGTCCAGCATCAGAAATTGCGGCAGAGAAAGCAAAGGCCGCTCAAGTGCGCGACGCCTCCGGCAACGTGCTGGCCGATGGCGAGTCCGTCGTGCTGATCAAGGACCTGAAGGTCAAAGGCGCCGGCCAGACCCTGAAGCAGGGCACGGTCATCCGCTCGATCCGGCTGACCGACAATCCGGAAGAGATTGACTGCCGGCATGACGCAATCAAAGGCCTGGTCCTGCGCACCGAGTTCGTGCGGAAGCGTTGA
- a CDS encoding mobile mystery protein B, whose product MTDLFQEPEDATPLEPQEREGLLQSWITHRQDLNEAEQENIVEGAAWARGRRRMPVGRMLTETFMRTLHRRMFGEVWQWAGSFRTTERNIGIQAYRIPVELTARLDDVRYWVDHEIFAPDEIAIRFHHRLVAIHPFPNGNGRHSRLAADLLVEKLGAEPFSWGSGSLGDVGNLRTRYVAALQAADNHDIAPLLEFARS is encoded by the coding sequence ATGACCGACCTCTTCCAAGAACCCGAGGACGCAACACCGCTCGAGCCGCAGGAGCGCGAGGGCCTGCTTCAAAGCTGGATCACCCACAGGCAGGATCTCAACGAGGCGGAACAGGAGAACATCGTCGAGGGTGCCGCCTGGGCGCGTGGACGACGGCGCATGCCGGTCGGCAGGATGCTGACCGAAACCTTCATGCGTACATTGCACCGACGCATGTTCGGCGAGGTCTGGCAATGGGCAGGCAGCTTCCGAACGACGGAGCGCAATATCGGCATCCAGGCCTACCGAATTCCGGTCGAACTCACGGCACGGCTCGATGACGTTCGGTATTGGGTCGACCATGAGATATTCGCGCCGGACGAGATCGCAATCAGATTCCACCATCGTCTTGTCGCCATCCACCCGTTTCCGAACGGCAATGGGCGCCATTCGCGTCTGGCTGCCGATCTGCTCGTGGAAAAACTGGGCGCCGAGCCCTTCAGCTGGGGTAGCGGAAGCCTGGGCGACGTGGGAAATCTGCGCACCCGGTACGTCGCGGCACTGCAGGCCGCGGATAATCACGACATCGCGCCTCTCCTCGAATTCGCGCGCAGCTGA
- a CDS encoding LysE family translocator — MEISTLLAFAAAFFVFAASPGPDNMTIVARTISNGAASGIAYGAGTVVGILIFLTLAAFGLSILAAEMGVVMTILRYAGAAYLVWMGIKLWTAEPVVPELQPVSERRGLLAVFATGVALNLGNPKMPLFYVALLPNVVGSSLTPGHLAALAAVILAVEAVVIGGHVILAGRARKLLRTPIVVRRVNRAAGGVMVGAGVAVVAAR; from the coding sequence ATGGAAATTTCCACCTTACTTGCCTTCGCAGCGGCTTTCTTCGTGTTCGCCGCCAGTCCCGGCCCGGACAATATGACGATCGTCGCCCGCACGATTTCAAATGGCGCGGCCTCGGGCATCGCCTATGGAGCCGGAACAGTCGTTGGAATCCTGATTTTCCTGACCCTCGCCGCCTTCGGCCTGTCGATCCTCGCCGCCGAGATGGGCGTCGTCATGACGATCCTCCGTTATGCCGGCGCGGCCTATCTGGTCTGGATGGGTATCAAGCTCTGGACGGCCGAGCCTGTCGTCCCCGAGCTGCAACCCGTTTCCGAACGGCGCGGCCTACTGGCGGTCTTCGCGACGGGCGTAGCTCTCAATCTCGGCAACCCGAAAATGCCGCTGTTCTATGTGGCGCTGCTGCCGAACGTGGTCGGATCGTCGCTGACCCCCGGCCATCTTGCGGCGCTGGCGGCCGTCATCCTCGCCGTAGAGGCCGTGGTGATCGGAGGGCATGTGATCCTTGCCGGCCGCGCTCGTAAGCTGCTGCGGACGCCGATCGTTGTTCGCCGCGTGAACCGGGCCGCCGGCGGTGTCATGGTCGGCGCTGGCGTGGCCGTGGTCGCGGCGCGATAG
- a CDS encoding DUF3085 domain-containing protein, whose amino-acid sequence MFTFSVTDIRVVMMHGRLDAYLNGGFRNPHYGVFPGRDEKPGLWLVGDEGVYILSNGKLAAGQRPFVVYAEECDPKTNPDYWHYKRQHFGGDDGVEFLDGAMLVKLIAASPGCTHLKIAFLQDSMQLFVIERN is encoded by the coding sequence ATGTTCACCTTTTCCGTGACGGACATCCGCGTCGTCATGATGCACGGACGGCTGGACGCCTACCTCAACGGCGGTTTCCGCAATCCCCACTACGGAGTGTTTCCGGGCCGCGATGAGAAGCCCGGTCTTTGGTTGGTCGGCGACGAGGGCGTCTACATCCTCTCCAATGGTAAGCTCGCCGCAGGGCAGCGGCCGTTCGTCGTCTATGCCGAAGAGTGCGATCCGAAGACCAACCCTGACTACTGGCACTACAAGCGCCAGCATTTCGGCGGCGATGACGGCGTCGAGTTTCTCGATGGCGCCATGCTCGTGAAACTGATCGCGGCAAGCCCCGGCTGCACGCATCTGAAGATCGCGTTCCTGCAGGACTCGATGCAGCTCTTCGTGATCGAGCGAAACTAG
- a CDS encoding DUF1419 domain-containing protein, with the protein MTVSSIRKVFEGIADRRQMFRMFDRHAQRPNRWEGDDSALYRGEWFEIAQAQHDYMFEILPPLFMRGDMFAMREFLTGNITSIFFTLKIDDRMRYFHAYCDLSDKGSPERMRGAIAERETRPVRAMTREERLDHIWSSTHDDYRGYAGERWPEHDHGKRTVLFYGGRQGTRLKLLDDLTDAEIASKLPVHLRYLPDAIAA; encoded by the coding sequence ATGACCGTCTCTTCGATACGAAAAGTCTTTGAAGGCATCGCCGACCGCCGGCAGATGTTCCGCATGTTCGACCGCCACGCGCAACGCCCGAACCGTTGGGAGGGTGACGATAGCGCGCTCTATCGAGGCGAATGGTTCGAAATCGCCCAAGCCCAGCACGACTACATGTTCGAGATCCTGCCGCCGCTGTTCATGCGAGGCGACATGTTCGCCATGCGCGAGTTCCTCACCGGCAACATCACGAGTATTTTCTTCACCCTGAAGATCGATGACCGCATGCGGTATTTCCATGCCTATTGCGACTTGTCCGACAAGGGTTCGCCCGAGCGAATGCGCGGCGCAATCGCAGAGCGGGAAACCCGGCCCGTTCGGGCAATGACGCGCGAGGAACGCCTGGACCACATCTGGTCGAGCACCCACGATGACTATCGCGGCTATGCCGGCGAGCGCTGGCCGGAACACGACCACGGCAAGCGGACCGTGCTGTTCTACGGCGGACGCCAGGGCACCCGCCTGAAGCTGCTCGACGACCTCACGGATGCGGAGATCGCGTCGAAGCTGCCGGTGCATCTGCGGTACCTCCCCGACGCGATCGCGGCTTGA
- a CDS encoding ParB N-terminal domain-containing protein, with protein sequence MQILKLDPRALKDNPDDTRRSKSSPQSDALLLATVKAVGIIQPPVISPEIDGGNGYIIQAGHRRVKQAIAAGMEEITVLVVEAANDNGAMRSMVENIAREPLNPVDQWRGIERLVALGWTEEAIGVALALPVRQIRKLRLLANVLPPMLDHMALGDMPNEQQLRTIAAASLDEQKEVWKANKPKKSERADWYNISRALSKTRMFAKDASFGDDLAAAYGIEWVEDLFAPADQDSRYTTNVEAFLGAQQEWMTSNLPKKGAIIEVNNWGQPELPKKAERVYGKPSKSDHVGMYLDRDGKVQSVAYRIPEEKKKGKGGAATAGGLPETDDTVVDAPKSRPEVTQKGQDMIGDFRTDALHEALGRAPIEDDMLMALLVLAFAGLNVRVDSGASDTVFGPKRFKRHAARLIGEDGRLAFDGETLRVAARSMLIDVLSCRRGMSNSGVISRIAGDAIGADNFLPNMGSEDFLLCLSRQAMEAAAKEANVLPRQKVRETRAALVDHFRQERFVHTAALFAPDPQDIVDLIKSGEVLDGDTKGHDGRDDNSAEEEDVDGSALGEEEGLATPEDEADLPDSADDAPEAVDPDEEQDAYGIAAE encoded by the coding sequence ATGCAAATCCTCAAACTCGATCCCCGTGCGCTGAAGGACAATCCCGACGACACGCGTCGCTCGAAATCCTCGCCGCAGTCTGACGCGCTGTTGCTCGCGACGGTAAAAGCGGTCGGCATCATCCAGCCGCCGGTCATCTCACCGGAAATCGACGGTGGCAATGGCTACATCATCCAGGCCGGACACCGCCGCGTGAAGCAGGCTATCGCAGCGGGAATGGAGGAAATCACCGTCCTCGTCGTCGAAGCTGCCAACGACAACGGTGCAATGCGCTCGATGGTGGAAAACATCGCCCGCGAGCCGCTCAACCCCGTCGACCAATGGCGCGGCATCGAACGCCTGGTTGCGCTGGGCTGGACCGAGGAAGCGATCGGCGTGGCGCTCGCACTGCCGGTCCGCCAGATCAGGAAGCTCAGACTCCTGGCCAATGTGCTGCCTCCCATGCTCGACCATATGGCGCTCGGCGACATGCCGAACGAGCAGCAGCTCCGGACCATCGCCGCAGCCTCGCTCGATGAGCAGAAGGAGGTGTGGAAGGCAAACAAGCCCAAAAAGTCCGAGCGAGCCGACTGGTACAATATTTCTCGGGCGCTCTCGAAGACCCGCATGTTCGCCAAGGATGCGAGCTTCGGGGATGATCTCGCCGCTGCCTACGGCATCGAATGGGTAGAGGATCTGTTCGCCCCGGCCGACCAGGACAGCCGCTACACCACCAACGTGGAAGCGTTTCTCGGCGCCCAACAGGAATGGATGACGAGCAACCTTCCGAAGAAGGGGGCGATCATCGAGGTCAACAACTGGGGTCAGCCGGAACTGCCGAAGAAGGCGGAGCGCGTTTACGGCAAGCCGTCCAAGTCCGATCACGTCGGGATGTATCTCGACCGTGACGGCAAGGTGCAGTCGGTAGCGTACAGGATACCCGAGGAGAAGAAGAAAGGCAAAGGTGGCGCGGCCACTGCGGGCGGTCTGCCCGAGACTGACGACACCGTCGTCGATGCACCAAAGTCCCGGCCGGAGGTGACCCAAAAAGGCCAGGACATGATCGGTGACTTCCGCACCGATGCCCTGCATGAGGCTCTTGGACGCGCCCCGATCGAGGACGACATGCTGATGGCCCTGCTCGTGCTTGCATTCGCCGGCCTGAACGTCCGCGTCGATTCCGGCGCCAGCGATACCGTGTTCGGACCGAAGCGTTTCAAGCGCCACGCCGCCCGGCTGATCGGCGAAGACGGCAGGCTCGCCTTCGACGGGGAGACGCTGCGCGTGGCCGCGCGTTCGATGCTGATCGATGTGCTGTCGTGCCGCCGGGGTATGTCCAACAGCGGCGTGATCTCCCGGATCGCAGGCGACGCGATCGGCGCCGACAACTTCCTGCCGAACATGGGCTCGGAGGACTTTCTGCTGTGCCTGTCTCGCCAGGCGATGGAAGCGGCTGCGAAGGAAGCCAACGTGCTTCCGCGCCAGAAGGTGCGGGAGACGCGCGCGGCTCTCGTCGACCACTTCAGGCAAGAACGCTTCGTTCACACCGCCGCACTCTTCGCGCCCGATCCGCAGGACATCGTGGATCTGATCAAGAGTGGTGAGGTGCTCGATGGCGACACCAAGGGTCATGACGGTAGGGACGACAACAGCGCGGAAGAAGAAGACGTCGATGGTTCCGCCCTTGGTGAGGAAGAAGGCCTCGCCACCCCCGAAGACGAGGCCGACCTTCCAGACAGCGCCGACGACGCTCCCGAAGCCGTCGATCCTGACGAAGAGCAGGATGCTTACGGGATCGCTGCGGAGTAG